The following are encoded in a window of Coregonus clupeaformis isolate EN_2021a chromosome 22, ASM2061545v1, whole genome shotgun sequence genomic DNA:
- the gab1 gene encoding GRB2-associated-binding protein 1 isoform X5, which translates to MSGGDVVCSGWLRKSPPEKKLRRYAWKKRWFVLRSGRLSGDPDVLEYYKNDHAKKPIRVIDLNLCEQVDAGLTFNKKDLEHSFIFDIKTIDRVFYLVADTEDDMNKWVRCICDICGFNPTDDEAAKAAHQAGSGGSVVDTPPHPGLGVLGGPPAMLTNVPPPYQPVSVRHLDSESSLDEPQDYLWLVNCESKKPEPNSSVTPLPPTPLPPSEGDQEYLLLGECESKGAPSPPQVNQAHAECSKSTSSETDLNDNVPAHRTPTSTSSSSSKHANGFFFSVPPPHPASASSIYDSPPSRGASLSTDLSSGLYQLPRSYSQDTVLLPKSASTSSPPIPVDGDAPELYVFNTPSRKPSMETQMRNLSVSYDIPPTPGSNCTYQVPRGPPSGGSEGGDVMPPPRPPKPSLNSLTSGHPPPPAERSPTDTYCVPRSMSETDGNYCVPTSAGSKALRSNTIGTMDSSRLRKDLVSQDCYDIPRSFPSDKSCSFDFNESFNSYLPTSLSAPPPLQKNKGMMPVGSQSMEEVDQNYVPMNANSPSHHRSGSLSGCEPIMEPNYVPMTPGPGTLEFSLGKQVPPPAHMGFRSSPKTPPRRPMLISDCQPPPVDRNLKPDRKAKPAPLEIKPLPEWEDSSAPVRSPVTRSFARDPSRFPMPPRPPSVHSTASSTDSEDCDENYVAMVSKADELNMKRGAPMTADGGSSPMVKPKGDKQVEYLDLDLDPGKSTPPRKKKSNGIGLAVSDERVDYVVVDQQRTQALKSTREAWNDGRQSTETDTSTKGPK; encoded by the exons gcatGGAAGAAGCGGTGGTTTGTTCTCCGCAGCGGCCGTCTCTCGGGCGACCCAGACGTGCTGGAATACTACAAGAATGACCACGCCAAGAAGCCCATCCGCGTGATCGACCTCAACCTGTGTGAACAG GTGGACGCAGGGCTCACGTTCAACAAGAAGGACCTGGAGCACAGCTTCATCTTCGACATCAAGACCATCGACCGCGTCTTCTACCTGGTGGCCGACACGGAGGACGACATGAACAAGTGGGTCCGCTGCATCTGTGACATCTGCGGCTTCAACCCCACAGACGACG AAGCGGCGAAGGCTGCCCACCAGGCGGGCAGCGGTGGCTCAGTGGTGGACACACCCCCTCACCCGGGGTTGGGCGTGCTGGGGGGTCCTCCGGCCATGCTGACCAACGTGCCCCCTCCCTACCAGCCAGTCAGCGTGCGCCACTTGGACTCAGAGTCCAGCCTGGATGAACCCCAGGACTACCTGTGGCTGGTCAACTGTGAGAGCAAGAAGCCAGAGCCCAACAG CTCTGTgactcctctccctcctactcctctccccccctccgaGGGGGACCAGGAGTACCTCCTTCTGGGGGAGTGTGAGAGCAAaggggctccttctcctcctcaggTTAATCA AGCCCACGCCGAGTGTTCCAAGTCGACCTCGTCGGAGACGGACCTGAACGACAACGTCCCTGCCCACCGCACGCCAACCTCCActagctcctcctcctccaagcaCGCCAACGGCTTCTTCTTCTCTGTCCCGCCCCCTCACCCCGCCTCCGCCTCCTCCATCTACGACTCCCCGCCCTCCCGCGGCGCCTCCCTCTCCACCGACCTCTCCTCTGGCCTCTACCAACTCCCCCGCTCCTATTCCCAGGACACCGTGCTCCTCCCCAAGTCGGCCTCCACCTCCTCGCCCCCCATCCCAGTCGACGGCGACGCCCCGGAGCTCTACGTCTTCAACACGCCCTCGCGGAAGCCCTCCATGGAGACTCAGATGAGGAACCTGTCGGTTAGCTACGATATTCCTCCCACACCAGGCAGTAACTGTACCTATCAGGTGCCTCGAGGTCCACCAAGTGGTGGGTCTGAGGGTGGTGACGTGATGCCTCCCCCCCGGCCCCCCAAGCCTTCACTCAACTCCCTGACCTCTGGGCACCCGCCGCCCCCCGCGGAGCGCTCGCCCACGGACACGTACTGCGTGCCGCGCTCGATGTCGGAGACGGACGGGAACTACTGCGTGCCCACCAGCGCCGGGAGCAAGGCCCTGCGGAGCAACACCATCGGCACCATGGACTCATCACGCCTCAGGAAAG ATCTTGTGTCCCAGGACTGTTACGATATCCCCAGGTCGTTTCCCTCTGACAAGAGCTGCTCGTTTGACTTCAACGAAAGCTTCAACAGCTACTTG cctacctctctctctgccccccctccccTTCAGAAAAACAAAGGCATGATGCCAGTGGGCagccagtccatggaggaagttGACCAGAACTACGTACCCATGAACGCAAACTCCCCGTCCCACCACCGCTCCGGCAGCCTGTCGGGCTGTGAACCCATCATGGAACCCAACTATGTACCCATGACCCCGGGCCCGGGCACGTTAGAGTTCTCCCTGGGCAAGCAGGTTCCCCCGCCGGCCCACATGGGGTTTCGCTCAAGCCCCAAGACCCCACCCCGCAGGCCCATGCTCATCAGCGATTGTCAGCCCCCGCCCGTGGACCGCAACCTCAAACCGGACCGCAaag CCAAGCCCGCCCCTTTGGAGATCAAGCCCCTACCTGAGTGGGAGGATTCATCTGCGCCCGTCCGCTCGCCTGTCACCAGGTCATTCGCTCGGGA TCCCTCCAGGTTCCCCATGCCTCCCAGGCCTCCCTCGGTGCATAGCACCGCCTCCAGCACCGACTCCGAGGACTGTGATGAGAATTATGTAGCCATGGTCTCTAAGGCAGATGAACTA AACATGAAGCGGGGTGCGCCCATGACGGCGGACGGGGGGAGCAGCCCAATGGTGAAGCCCAAAGGAGACAAGCAGGTGGAGTACCTGGACCTAGACCTGGACCCCGGCAAGTCCACCCCACCACGGAAG AAGAAGAGTAATGGGATTGGTCTGGCGGTGTCAGATGAGCGGGTGGACTACGTAGTGGTGGACCAGCAGCGGACGCAGGCCCTCAAGAGCACCCGGGAGGCCTGGAACGACGGACGCCAGTCCACAGAGACAGACACCTCCACCAAAGGGCCCAAGTGA
- the gab1 gene encoding GRB2-associated-binding protein 1 isoform X10, with the protein MSGGDVVCSGWLRKSPPEKKLRRYAWKKRWFVLRSGRLSGDPDVLEYYKNDHAKKPIRVIDLNLCEQVDAGLTFNKKDLEHSFIFDIKTIDRVFYLVADTEDDMNKWVRCICDICGFNPTDDEAAKAAHQAGSGGSVVDTPPHPGLGVLGGPPAMLTNVPPPYQPVSVRHLDSESSLDEPQDYLWLVNCESKKPEPNSSVTPLPPTPLPPSEGDQEYLLLGECESKGAPSPPQVNQAHAECSKSTSSETDLNDNVPAHRTPTSTSSSSSKHANGFFFSVPPPHPASASSIYDSPPSRGASLSTDLSSGLYQLPRSYSQDTVLLPKSASTSSPPIPVDGDAPELYVFNTPSRKPSMETQMRNLSVSYDIPPTPGSNCTYQVPRGPPSGGSEGGDVMPPPRPPKPSLNSLTSGHPPPPAERSPTDTYCVPRSMSETDGNYCVPTSAGSKALRSNTIGTMDSSRLRKDLVSQDCYDIPRSFPSDKSCSFDFNESFNSYLPTSLSAPPPLQKNKGMMPVGSQSMEEVDQNYVPMNANSPSHHRSGSLSGCEPIMEPNYVPMTPGPGTLEFSLGKQVPPPAHMGFRSSPKTPPRRPMLISDCQPPPVDRNLKPDRKGQSPKIIRAKGVGLERTDSQTVGEFPRRRKAKPAPLEIKPLPEWEDSSAPVRSPVTRSFARET; encoded by the exons gcatGGAAGAAGCGGTGGTTTGTTCTCCGCAGCGGCCGTCTCTCGGGCGACCCAGACGTGCTGGAATACTACAAGAATGACCACGCCAAGAAGCCCATCCGCGTGATCGACCTCAACCTGTGTGAACAG GTGGACGCAGGGCTCACGTTCAACAAGAAGGACCTGGAGCACAGCTTCATCTTCGACATCAAGACCATCGACCGCGTCTTCTACCTGGTGGCCGACACGGAGGACGACATGAACAAGTGGGTCCGCTGCATCTGTGACATCTGCGGCTTCAACCCCACAGACGACG AAGCGGCGAAGGCTGCCCACCAGGCGGGCAGCGGTGGCTCAGTGGTGGACACACCCCCTCACCCGGGGTTGGGCGTGCTGGGGGGTCCTCCGGCCATGCTGACCAACGTGCCCCCTCCCTACCAGCCAGTCAGCGTGCGCCACTTGGACTCAGAGTCCAGCCTGGATGAACCCCAGGACTACCTGTGGCTGGTCAACTGTGAGAGCAAGAAGCCAGAGCCCAACAG CTCTGTgactcctctccctcctactcctctccccccctccgaGGGGGACCAGGAGTACCTCCTTCTGGGGGAGTGTGAGAGCAAaggggctccttctcctcctcaggTTAATCA AGCCCACGCCGAGTGTTCCAAGTCGACCTCGTCGGAGACGGACCTGAACGACAACGTCCCTGCCCACCGCACGCCAACCTCCActagctcctcctcctccaagcaCGCCAACGGCTTCTTCTTCTCTGTCCCGCCCCCTCACCCCGCCTCCGCCTCCTCCATCTACGACTCCCCGCCCTCCCGCGGCGCCTCCCTCTCCACCGACCTCTCCTCTGGCCTCTACCAACTCCCCCGCTCCTATTCCCAGGACACCGTGCTCCTCCCCAAGTCGGCCTCCACCTCCTCGCCCCCCATCCCAGTCGACGGCGACGCCCCGGAGCTCTACGTCTTCAACACGCCCTCGCGGAAGCCCTCCATGGAGACTCAGATGAGGAACCTGTCGGTTAGCTACGATATTCCTCCCACACCAGGCAGTAACTGTACCTATCAGGTGCCTCGAGGTCCACCAAGTGGTGGGTCTGAGGGTGGTGACGTGATGCCTCCCCCCCGGCCCCCCAAGCCTTCACTCAACTCCCTGACCTCTGGGCACCCGCCGCCCCCCGCGGAGCGCTCGCCCACGGACACGTACTGCGTGCCGCGCTCGATGTCGGAGACGGACGGGAACTACTGCGTGCCCACCAGCGCCGGGAGCAAGGCCCTGCGGAGCAACACCATCGGCACCATGGACTCATCACGCCTCAGGAAAG ATCTTGTGTCCCAGGACTGTTACGATATCCCCAGGTCGTTTCCCTCTGACAAGAGCTGCTCGTTTGACTTCAACGAAAGCTTCAACAGCTACTTG cctacctctctctctgccccccctccccTTCAGAAAAACAAAGGCATGATGCCAGTGGGCagccagtccatggaggaagttGACCAGAACTACGTACCCATGAACGCAAACTCCCCGTCCCACCACCGCTCCGGCAGCCTGTCGGGCTGTGAACCCATCATGGAACCCAACTATGTACCCATGACCCCGGGCCCGGGCACGTTAGAGTTCTCCCTGGGCAAGCAGGTTCCCCCGCCGGCCCACATGGGGTTTCGCTCAAGCCCCAAGACCCCACCCCGCAGGCCCATGCTCATCAGCGATTGTCAGCCCCCGCCCGTGGACCGCAACCTCAAACCGGACCGCAaag GTCAGAGTCCTAAAATAATAAGAGCAAAGGGTGTTGGTTTAGAGCGAACCGACTCTCAGACCGTAGGGGAGTTCCCAAGACGACGCAAGG CCAAGCCCGCCCCTTTGGAGATCAAGCCCCTACCTGAGTGGGAGGATTCATCTGCGCCCGTCCGCTCGCCTGTCACCAGGTCATTCGCTCGGGA AACATGA